One Pelagicoccus sp. SDUM812003 genomic window carries:
- a CDS encoding outer membrane beta-barrel protein produces MKKAPSTVSESLLRKSAWTDPNRVDDLAKKPAVGWRGGLKLFTLAFVSLSGVAALEGALKIGSDAVLTTEVQGVAEYHSNVFRRDKGLEVILPVEDDWIREGRVRFNLSNDTEESAGQARLTSGVRQLWFSENSQLDTALFDIEGLIGYEGARVRSSLSSFYVENSLPDEDLRDDTGLLDRSNFKVNWDTTYQMTGASIFKFRADYSDITYEDPPNRDFNDRSSYGVNTKLLFDATSRFNVGLGGKARWYSVDIGSDWEDAAMFLSVEADVAADFELEANLGYGSQSFDMIGIESKDSVFAAISAKWNPTADTDLGVGFEKDFDSGGTGNALEYSRAEGFWRWRVSNALTVDTRAIYLERSYQANEREDNILRTTAALRWDGEGQWFGEFRLSYDENDSSILGFSYEDFVTRLMAGYRW; encoded by the coding sequence ATGAAAAAAGCGCCTTCAACTGTATCCGAATCACTATTACGAAAATCCGCTTGGACGGATCCGAATCGAGTCGATGACCTGGCGAAGAAACCTGCCGTAGGCTGGCGGGGTGGGCTCAAGCTTTTTACGCTTGCGTTCGTTTCATTGTCCGGCGTTGCCGCGCTTGAGGGCGCTTTGAAAATTGGGAGCGACGCGGTGCTGACGACGGAGGTGCAGGGGGTAGCGGAGTATCACTCTAACGTATTTCGCCGCGACAAAGGGTTGGAGGTCATTTTGCCTGTAGAAGATGATTGGATACGCGAAGGGCGAGTCCGCTTCAATTTGAGCAACGACACGGAGGAGAGCGCGGGGCAAGCCAGGTTGACGAGCGGCGTTCGCCAGCTGTGGTTTTCCGAAAACAGCCAGCTCGATACGGCACTGTTCGATATCGAAGGTTTGATTGGTTACGAAGGGGCGAGGGTTCGCAGCTCTCTCTCTTCCTTCTATGTTGAGAACTCGCTTCCGGACGAAGACTTGAGGGATGACACGGGCTTGCTTGATCGGTCCAACTTCAAGGTCAACTGGGATACGACCTATCAGATGACGGGGGCGTCCATCTTCAAGTTCAGAGCGGACTACTCCGATATTACGTACGAGGATCCGCCGAACCGGGACTTCAACGATCGGAGCTCCTACGGGGTGAATACCAAGCTGCTCTTCGACGCGACTTCCAGGTTCAATGTCGGGCTGGGCGGGAAAGCCCGCTGGTATTCCGTGGACATCGGCAGCGACTGGGAGGACGCGGCCATGTTTCTCAGCGTGGAAGCGGATGTTGCGGCTGACTTCGAACTGGAAGCGAACCTGGGCTACGGCTCGCAGAGCTTCGACATGATTGGCATCGAATCCAAGGATAGCGTCTTCGCGGCGATTTCCGCCAAATGGAATCCGACGGCCGATACCGATTTGGGAGTGGGCTTCGAAAAGGACTTCGATTCAGGCGGCACCGGCAACGCTCTCGAGTATTCCAGGGCGGAAGGCTTCTGGCGCTGGCGCGTCAGCAACGCCCTGACGGTCGACACCAGAGCGATCTATCTCGAGCGCTCCTATCAAGCCAACGAGCGCGAAGACAACATATTGCGGACGACGGCGGCTTTGAGATGGGACGGAGAAGGACAATGGTTTGGCGAGTTTCGGCTCAGCTACGATGAAAACGACTCAAGCATCTTGGGTTTCTCGTACGAGGATTTCGTGACCAGACTCATGGCGGGCTATCGATGGTAG
- a CDS encoding polysaccharide biosynthesis/export family protein — MNNASKSLRIAAIAIACVLFGATIAFSQTKNYKLFSGDILRFTVYMEPDITTEARIETDGTFMLPFVGKVDAAGKTLSELQESLYVKYDGDYFINPQINLRIIEYAQRTVQVHGQVGNPGLVAIAPDAELTLMQAIAEAGGFTRRAEERKVQITRDGEIVNRLFRLNPDSLAKQDMDSSDAQFKLQPGDIVFVPESLF, encoded by the coding sequence ATGAATAATGCTAGCAAAAGCTTACGAATCGCAGCGATAGCGATAGCGTGCGTTCTGTTTGGAGCGACGATTGCCTTTTCGCAGACGAAAAACTATAAATTGTTTTCGGGGGATATATTGAGGTTCACTGTATACATGGAGCCGGATATCACCACCGAAGCGCGAATCGAAACCGATGGCACGTTTATGTTGCCATTCGTGGGAAAGGTCGATGCCGCGGGCAAGACCCTGAGCGAATTGCAGGAGTCTCTATATGTGAAGTACGATGGCGACTATTTTATAAATCCTCAGATCAATCTGAGAATTATAGAATACGCCCAGCGCACGGTGCAAGTGCATGGCCAGGTCGGGAATCCGGGACTGGTGGCGATCGCTCCCGATGCGGAACTGACCTTGATGCAGGCTATCGCGGAAGCAGGGGGGTTCACCAGAAGGGCGGAAGAGCGAAAGGTGCAGATCACGCGCGATGGCGAGATCGTAAATCGGCTGTTTCGCCTGAATCCTGACTCGCTGGCCAAGCAGGACATGGATAGCAGCGATGCTCAGTTCAAACTGCAGCCCGGCGACATCGTGTTCGTGCCGGAATCGCTTTTCTAA
- a CDS encoding transcription termination/antitermination NusG family protein has product MNQQYQLDQNGQERVAEHCQDWYCVRTKVGQEMLAVSCLRKEAGLEAFSPRIRYKRVTRSGKRSVVKSLFPGYLFVLCSLRESFRHVLSRKGVVEFVRFGGRIPTLPDTCIEELRNAYAHWDDVLTVERGTLLKGDYVEIVDGAFLGMGAVVREYLPESDRVKILIDLLGREVPVSVPYTDVKKTG; this is encoded by the coding sequence ATGAATCAACAATACCAACTGGATCAAAACGGGCAGGAGCGTGTGGCGGAGCATTGCCAAGACTGGTACTGCGTCAGGACCAAGGTGGGGCAGGAGATGCTCGCGGTTTCCTGCCTGCGCAAGGAGGCAGGTCTGGAAGCGTTTTCTCCGCGCATCCGCTACAAGCGGGTGACGCGTTCCGGGAAGCGCTCGGTGGTGAAATCGCTGTTTCCCGGCTACCTCTTCGTACTCTGCTCGCTGAGAGAAAGCTTTCGCCATGTGCTGTCGAGAAAGGGAGTCGTGGAGTTCGTGCGTTTCGGCGGTCGAATTCCCACCTTGCCGGATACCTGCATCGAGGAGCTGAGAAACGCCTACGCCCATTGGGATGACGTGCTGACAGTCGAGCGGGGAACCCTGCTCAAGGGCGACTACGTCGAGATCGTTGACGGCGCCTTCCTTGGTATGGGAGCCGTGGTGCGCGAGTACCTGCCGGAGTCGGACCGGGTGAAGATCCTGATCGACCTGCTGGGTCGCGAGGTTCCGGTATCGGTTCCTTATACGGACGTGAAGAAAACGGGATGA
- a CDS encoding polysaccharide biosynthesis tyrosine autokinase, translating into MSNFEQRDRFDSSDRNPAGANGNGSYPYGASRSAGQPSYSSSSRKGTSKDLTMVDLINQIRNMFAILRRRFFAGLFVAAIVAVGLGSFLLREPPEQTAMTTILAQSTFDEVLNRANVATGGKDDDQEMFLINQLSFLKSRRFADMAANEFTEEEKKQLLTPYLEQGETFTETGFRNLVGSKMGADRERDRELFIISFRHRDPELAKLATDRIASKFVSFLQNETKNANREAAQSLTRQAETLEEEISSINEKIRAYKLEKKITSIEDTTELLQERLAYIEKSQTQASIERATIETQLAGAKVAMENSQTPFANPTLASYGNNEELRKKRVDLMVEKKALSSRYGPKHPAMIELTNEIEGLSEAIQENFALAYEELESQYDMALKQEAKLRKELDRSFSESQEIDALADRIRRLEEEARAKALALAEVSQRASMADVNSSLPADVMRVIDSAYIDSPFLSEYKLNIIFVSGCSLLALFAVPLTLHCFDDKLKSATDVEVELDQDLIGGVPKLSRTRKKDRPHVVRDRVDPSKVEPFMSTIVQMELLSSQESSSRTFVVTSTIPGEGKSTIASNIASGFTQLGRKTLLIDCDLRRPSQHLMNGIDSKRGLVYWSNAGYSLEQDLFSVDSPLGIHALDDGTHLLPSGGSCVHPTKILVSAHFGRLFDALREHYDVIIVDTPPAGLFPDSLIVSQQPGETLLVAREEKAKLPKIRRVITDINKTNAPLLGMVLNAFSASSLNARVADKYTYRDYGYKMKKGKRPKTKGRRVPVA; encoded by the coding sequence ATGTCCAACTTTGAACAGAGAGATCGATTTGATTCCAGCGATCGCAATCCGGCAGGAGCCAACGGAAACGGGTCCTATCCCTATGGCGCCTCGCGTTCGGCGGGTCAGCCGAGCTATTCGTCCAGCTCGCGCAAAGGGACCTCCAAGGACCTAACCATGGTCGATCTGATCAATCAGATACGAAACATGTTCGCCATCCTGCGGCGTCGGTTCTTCGCCGGCCTTTTCGTCGCGGCTATCGTGGCGGTGGGTCTAGGCTCCTTTTTGCTCAGAGAGCCGCCTGAGCAGACCGCGATGACCACCATTCTCGCTCAGAGCACCTTCGATGAGGTGCTGAACAGAGCGAACGTGGCGACCGGCGGGAAGGACGACGATCAGGAGATGTTCCTCATCAATCAGCTTTCCTTTCTGAAAAGTCGCCGATTCGCCGACATGGCGGCCAACGAATTCACCGAGGAGGAGAAGAAGCAGTTGCTGACCCCTTATCTGGAGCAGGGCGAGACGTTCACGGAAACGGGATTCCGTAATCTGGTGGGCTCCAAAATGGGCGCTGACCGCGAGCGCGATCGGGAGCTGTTCATCATCTCGTTCCGGCATCGCGATCCTGAACTGGCGAAGCTGGCAACGGATCGCATCGCCTCCAAGTTCGTCAGCTTCCTGCAAAACGAGACCAAGAACGCGAACCGGGAAGCGGCCCAGAGCTTGACCCGTCAGGCTGAGACGTTGGAGGAGGAGATCTCGTCCATCAACGAGAAGATCAGGGCCTACAAGCTGGAGAAGAAGATCACTTCGATCGAAGACACCACCGAGCTCCTGCAGGAGCGTTTGGCCTACATCGAAAAGAGCCAGACCCAAGCGTCCATCGAACGCGCGACCATCGAAACCCAGCTCGCGGGAGCCAAGGTCGCGATGGAAAACAGCCAGACGCCATTCGCGAATCCGACCCTGGCGAGCTACGGAAACAACGAAGAGCTTCGCAAGAAGCGCGTGGACCTGATGGTGGAAAAGAAGGCGCTTTCGTCACGTTACGGTCCGAAGCATCCGGCGATGATCGAACTGACTAACGAGATCGAAGGATTGTCCGAGGCGATTCAGGAAAACTTCGCCTTGGCCTACGAGGAACTGGAAAGCCAATACGATATGGCCCTCAAGCAGGAAGCGAAGCTGCGTAAAGAGCTGGATCGCAGCTTCAGCGAAAGCCAGGAGATCGACGCCCTCGCCGACCGTATCCGCCGCTTGGAGGAAGAGGCCAGAGCCAAGGCCTTGGCCCTCGCCGAGGTTTCCCAGAGAGCCAGCATGGCGGATGTAAACAGCTCGCTGCCTGCTGATGTCATGCGGGTCATCGACTCCGCCTATATCGACAGCCCCTTCCTTTCGGAATACAAGCTTAACATCATCTTTGTATCCGGTTGTTCACTACTAGCACTTTTCGCGGTGCCGTTGACGCTTCATTGCTTCGACGACAAGCTGAAAAGCGCTACGGACGTCGAAGTGGAGCTGGACCAGGACTTGATAGGCGGCGTGCCCAAACTGTCGCGTACGCGAAAGAAGGACCGTCCTCACGTGGTGAGGGATCGAGTCGACCCCTCCAAGGTGGAGCCATTCATGTCGACCATCGTTCAAATGGAGCTGCTTTCTTCTCAGGAGAGCTCGTCGCGCACCTTTGTGGTGACAAGCACCATTCCGGGCGAAGGCAAATCCACCATAGCTTCGAACATTGCTTCCGGCTTCACTCAGCTGGGACGTAAAACGCTCTTGATCGACTGCGATCTCAGGCGTCCGAGCCAGCATTTGATGAACGGCATCGACAGCAAGCGCGGTCTCGTCTACTGGTCGAACGCTGGCTATTCTCTGGAGCAGGACCTGTTTAGCGTCGACTCGCCGCTCGGTATCCACGCATTGGATGACGGCACTCATTTGCTGCCCAGTGGCGGCTCCTGCGTGCACCCGACTAAAATACTGGTATCCGCTCATTTCGGACGCCTCTTCGACGCCCTACGCGAGCACTACGATGTCATCATCGTGGATACGCCACCTGCGGGACTCTTTCCGGATTCGTTGATCGTTTCTCAGCAGCCGGGCGAGACCTTGCTCGTCGCTCGGGAGGAAAAGGCCAAGTTGCCTAAGATTCGCCGAGTGATAACCGATATCAACAAGACCAACGCTCCTCTTCTTGGAATGGTGCTCAACGCGTTCTCAGCCTCGAGCTTGAATGCTCGCGTCGCTGATAAATACACGTATCGAGATTACGGATATAAGATGAAGAAGGGCAAGCGACCCAAGACCAAGGGCCGTCGTGTGCCAGTGGCGTGA
- a CDS encoding glycosyltransferase family 4 protein — MLAGEIGEGVRVKRAEIPVAHRRCLMLLQGNEGYGVRRAVLDLSKQLVLNSVELHFVAMRSGPFVAELKGLAYPVTVMEQATSEGIRRKGFGFVLGCIAVFRQSLTAKRRLVSIIEDVKPDWIHLPVASLLILAGLAGRTAKRPVYWHLHNTVVSKLPMRLQPLCYQLICKLAKVTPMGNSQHTAASLGDALCKPEVLYPGVDTQFFNPDRVKAPLRKSDFGFEETVPLFAIVARMNPSKAQDRVVEAAIGLLAEGKRLSLMLVGGPLDSDYSVSLQKTIDAAGAGEAIKLVDRVEDPRPYFQLADVVINSRKDAEPFGLSLVEAMLMERPVLAYALGGPSETVGVGVTGWLVDEPTVEGYRRGIIQALKDEARWKSMGAASRARAAERYSQEITTAHYLKLVASRDTSVRSKRSDWARGGVVA, encoded by the coding sequence ATGTTGGCTGGTGAAATAGGAGAAGGCGTTCGCGTGAAGCGAGCGGAGATTCCTGTCGCTCACAGGCGTTGCCTGATGCTGCTGCAAGGAAACGAGGGTTACGGCGTTCGCCGCGCCGTTCTCGACCTTTCGAAACAGCTTGTTCTCAATTCGGTGGAGCTCCACTTTGTCGCTATGCGCTCCGGACCGTTCGTTGCGGAGCTGAAGGGGCTCGCATATCCCGTGACCGTGATGGAACAGGCGACCTCGGAGGGGATAAGACGAAAAGGCTTCGGATTCGTGCTGGGGTGCATTGCTGTCTTTCGGCAGTCGCTGACCGCGAAGCGACGCCTTGTTTCAATCATCGAAGACGTCAAGCCGGACTGGATACACCTTCCGGTAGCGTCGCTACTCATACTGGCGGGCTTGGCGGGACGCACCGCGAAGCGACCTGTGTATTGGCATTTGCACAACACAGTGGTGTCCAAGCTTCCGATGCGGCTGCAGCCGCTTTGCTACCAGCTGATCTGCAAGCTCGCTAAGGTCACGCCCATGGGCAACAGCCAGCATACGGCCGCCTCTCTGGGCGATGCTCTTTGCAAGCCTGAGGTTCTGTATCCAGGTGTGGATACGCAGTTTTTCAATCCCGATCGCGTGAAGGCGCCGCTTCGAAAGTCCGATTTCGGTTTCGAGGAAACCGTGCCGTTGTTCGCCATCGTGGCGAGAATGAATCCCAGCAAGGCTCAGGACCGTGTGGTAGAGGCTGCCATAGGACTCCTGGCTGAAGGGAAGCGCCTTAGCCTGATGCTGGTGGGCGGCCCGCTTGATTCGGACTACAGCGTTTCGTTGCAAAAAACAATTGATGCAGCCGGCGCAGGGGAGGCTATCAAACTGGTTGATCGAGTCGAGGACCCACGTCCGTACTTTCAGTTGGCGGATGTCGTGATCAACAGTCGCAAGGATGCGGAGCCGTTTGGACTGTCCCTCGTCGAGGCCATGCTGATGGAGCGTCCCGTTCTGGCCTACGCGCTCGGCGGACCGTCGGAAACGGTGGGCGTGGGCGTCACGGGCTGGTTGGTGGACGAGCCTACGGTGGAGGGCTACCGCCGCGGAATCATTCAGGCGTTGAAGGATGAAGCCAGATGGAAATCGATGGGCGCAGCCTCAAGGGCTCGGGCAGCGGAACGTTACTCCCAAGAAATCACTACAGCCCACTACTTGAAACTGGTCGCGAGTCGCGACACGTCGGTTCGCTCGAAACGGAGCGATTGGGCGCGAGGTGGCGTTGTCGCCTAA
- a CDS encoding sulfotransferase domain-containing protein yields MNFRKNVVLKKAWRYGAAVPRAFSSATARPSAWRQNPPVLANSFPKSGTHLLQQILSVLPGMKDWGGFWASQPSFTFREIQPEAMSRRIRRVSPGELVCGHLYYSDQAKEALESRHVAHFFIYRDPRDVVVSEAHYLGEMNRWHKLHSRFSKLPTRAERLLLSIKGLPKEDIYYPNIVERFSRFTQWIEDPNVCSISYEDLISENKYQTIEKIIKFYCSRSGYDYPVEALIQRACEAIQPSKSHTFRRGGSGGWKSEFDGGVKELFKQIGGAELVMKLGYEKSVEW; encoded by the coding sequence ATGAACTTCAGAAAGAATGTCGTCTTGAAGAAGGCTTGGCGCTACGGGGCTGCGGTGCCGCGCGCCTTTAGCTCGGCCACGGCGCGACCAAGCGCCTGGAGGCAGAACCCGCCGGTGCTGGCGAACTCCTTTCCTAAAAGCGGGACTCACCTGCTTCAGCAGATCCTGAGCGTATTGCCTGGCATGAAGGATTGGGGAGGCTTTTGGGCCTCCCAGCCGTCTTTCACCTTCCGGGAGATCCAGCCTGAGGCCATGTCGCGACGGATCAGGCGCGTCAGTCCGGGCGAGCTGGTCTGCGGACACCTGTACTACAGCGACCAGGCGAAGGAGGCATTGGAAAGCAGGCACGTGGCTCACTTCTTCATCTATCGTGATCCACGCGATGTAGTGGTTTCGGAAGCTCACTATTTGGGTGAGATGAATCGCTGGCACAAGCTGCACTCGCGATTCAGCAAGCTGCCGACGAGAGCGGAGCGATTGCTTCTCTCCATCAAGGGACTGCCGAAGGAGGACATCTACTATCCGAACATCGTGGAGCGATTCTCTCGGTTCACGCAGTGGATCGAAGATCCCAACGTCTGCTCGATCAGCTACGAGGATCTGATTTCGGAGAACAAGTACCAGACGATCGAAAAGATCATCAAATTCTACTGCTCGAGATCAGGTTACGACTATCCAGTTGAAGCCCTCATCCAGCGGGCCTGCGAGGCGATCCAGCCATCGAAGTCTCACACCTTCAGGCGTGGCGGCAGCGGAGGGTGGAAAAGCGAGTTCGATGGGGGCGTCAAGGAGCTGTTCAAGCAGATCGGCGGCGCCGAGCTGGTGATGAAGCTCGGCTACGAGAAATCAGTCGAATGGTGA
- a CDS encoding glycosyltransferase family 4 protein translates to MKILIHDYAGHAFQIQLTRELARRGFEVVHAYAGGLLTPQGDMQRVDGDPPGLSFREVPMDKRYRKNKYKFLKRRGYEVAYGKELQRVIEDERPSIIFSGNTPSEPQLMAVKLANELGIPFVSWVQDFYSVAVKKLAARKSRILGRLAAIYYTEVDRRCFKRSARTVAISEDFIPTLAEYGVDARDISVIENWGAIAEIPMLGKDVSWAREYGFHDKKVFLYTGTMAMKHNPDLVLRLAQRFHNDPEVRVVVVSEGPGADYLMEQKPIRGLSNLVILPFQSFDVLPQVFGAADVMIALLEEDAGVFSVPSKILNYLCSGKPTLAAIPKENLAGRILEKNRAGIVVSPRDAEGFAQAGEDLIDNEALRLEMGACARRYAEENFKVEIVGDKFQRVINQVLGTEKTSPARQMLAANALREEARSFSE, encoded by the coding sequence ATGAAGATTCTGATACATGACTATGCTGGACACGCGTTTCAGATCCAGCTCACGCGGGAGCTCGCGCGGCGCGGATTCGAAGTCGTGCACGCCTACGCGGGCGGATTGCTGACGCCGCAAGGGGACATGCAGCGCGTCGATGGCGATCCGCCTGGCCTCTCCTTTCGAGAAGTGCCGATGGATAAGCGGTATCGAAAGAACAAGTACAAGTTTCTGAAACGACGCGGATACGAGGTCGCTTACGGGAAGGAGCTGCAGCGGGTCATCGAGGACGAGCGGCCATCGATCATTTTCAGCGGGAACACCCCGTCCGAGCCGCAATTGATGGCGGTCAAGCTTGCGAACGAGCTTGGCATTCCGTTCGTTTCCTGGGTTCAGGACTTCTACAGTGTCGCGGTGAAGAAACTGGCGGCTCGCAAGTCGCGAATTCTAGGGCGGCTGGCGGCGATCTACTATACCGAGGTGGATCGGCGATGTTTCAAGCGTAGCGCGCGCACCGTTGCGATCAGCGAAGATTTCATCCCGACGCTGGCCGAATACGGCGTTGATGCCCGCGACATTTCGGTGATTGAGAACTGGGGAGCCATCGCCGAGATCCCGATGCTTGGAAAAGACGTGTCATGGGCCCGCGAATACGGGTTTCATGACAAGAAGGTTTTCTTGTACACTGGAACCATGGCCATGAAGCATAATCCTGATTTGGTGCTTCGTCTCGCCCAGCGCTTTCACAATGACCCGGAGGTTCGCGTGGTGGTGGTCTCGGAAGGGCCCGGCGCGGACTACTTGATGGAGCAAAAGCCTATCCGGGGATTGAGCAATCTGGTCATCCTGCCGTTCCAATCCTTTGACGTCCTGCCGCAGGTGTTCGGAGCTGCGGACGTGATGATCGCCCTGCTCGAGGAAGACGCCGGTGTCTTTTCGGTGCCGTCGAAGATCCTGAACTATCTTTGTTCGGGCAAGCCAACCCTTGCGGCGATCCCCAAGGAAAACCTCGCGGGGCGCATCTTGGAAAAGAATCGAGCGGGCATCGTGGTCTCTCCCCGAGACGCCGAAGGCTTCGCTCAGGCGGGCGAGGACCTGATCGACAACGAAGCCCTGAGGTTGGAGATGGGAGCGTGCGCTCGACGCTACGCGGAGGAAAATTTCAAGGTAGAGATCGTTGGCGACAAGTTTCAGCGAGTGATCAATCAGGTGCTGGGAACCGAAAAGACGAGTCCTGCTCGCCAGATGCTGGCGGCCAACGCTCTTCGCGAGGAGGCAAGAAGCTTTAGCGAATAG
- a CDS encoding putative nucleotide-diphospho-sugar transferase — MNSIQELGTRSPSAGTSRVKTRGVIYVVTGGRSYLGELVSSVKSLRRHEPDIPVTVFSRYKLPSRYRLERREVDPDLNPHKLKVRCLRESPYDETLFLDTDTSIKGKVSPLFDELKQHDFCVAHSHVADYSRRPPLLLDLVKADGYNTGVLLFRKSDPTSLFLSKWEGAVMAHDPKEMWAGHYGDQYFFTELVNGTGVADSELKFGILDNVKWNCRGIASEHVRKINRWSDVRIFHHRTSGMKIRKLIYSITDFPTAKVIAGKGLRLMRLR, encoded by the coding sequence ATGAACAGTATCCAGGAACTTGGTACGAGGTCGCCCAGCGCCGGGACGTCCCGCGTGAAGACCCGAGGAGTGATCTACGTCGTAACTGGGGGCAGGAGCTATCTCGGGGAGTTGGTTTCCTCCGTGAAAAGTCTGCGTCGCCATGAGCCGGACATCCCTGTAACCGTTTTTTCCCGCTACAAGCTGCCGTCTCGCTACAGGCTTGAACGCCGCGAGGTGGACCCTGATCTCAATCCGCACAAGCTCAAGGTGCGCTGCTTGCGCGAGTCTCCGTATGACGAGACGCTTTTTTTGGATACCGACACGTCTATCAAGGGAAAGGTGTCGCCTTTGTTCGACGAGCTCAAGCAGCACGACTTTTGCGTGGCTCATTCGCATGTGGCGGACTACTCTCGTCGACCTCCTTTGCTGCTGGATTTGGTGAAGGCTGATGGATACAACACTGGAGTGCTGCTGTTTCGCAAGTCCGATCCGACCTCGCTCTTTCTCTCCAAATGGGAAGGGGCGGTCATGGCGCATGATCCGAAGGAGATGTGGGCCGGTCACTACGGCGACCAGTACTTCTTCACCGAGCTGGTCAATGGTACGGGAGTGGCTGATTCCGAGCTCAAGTTCGGGATCCTGGACAACGTCAAGTGGAACTGCCGGGGCATCGCTTCGGAGCACGTTCGCAAGATCAATCGCTGGTCGGACGTGAGGATCTTTCATCACCGCACCAGCGGCATGAAGATTCGGAAGCTGATCTACTCCATCACGGATTTTCCGACGGCGAAGGTGATCGCTGGCAAGGGGCTTCGGCTCATGAGGCTGAGATGA
- a CDS encoding O-antigen ligase family protein, whose product MTYDSRRSYAGPVEESSDGGYLAKAVLVTLFAWALLGKQLLFMLAIVLNVPTRVLTIPSHMATVGLALASVVVVFFATRFRYFPLHWIVLPFSAFWMFYFMRIVIDYQAQGSMFAPPKDATYSVSYIAQKAIGTCLLPSVAVLLNTHWAAWRKTQTVCFTMAVLIAGSFFAIYRENIFSFSGRMNPGDETGDFATISSLQLGYSGLVLLIFFLFMYFSERPKNVWKALLLYSVGAVGMLLIVGSASRGPVVGFVFMAVPFGFSLFFRGEPGKFIKFVVGVATFGAIALIAAQLTGSSVFDRLLSIHHDVVSQSDQSDRLVFYENAWNSFLESPIIGSQSSLGGYAYPHNLILESLMAVGIVGTIPLLVVIGYAFYCSWALLVRYPKLGWLSLAFYAYFCGSLFSGSLFSNAAFWISMAGTISAYQWAAREMDEQEEEEALRS is encoded by the coding sequence ATGACTTATGATAGCCGAAGAAGCTATGCGGGGCCGGTTGAGGAATCCTCGGATGGCGGTTACCTAGCGAAAGCGGTGCTGGTCACTCTTTTCGCCTGGGCGTTGCTGGGAAAGCAGCTGCTGTTCATGCTGGCGATCGTCTTGAACGTGCCGACCCGTGTGCTTACGATCCCATCGCACATGGCCACGGTGGGGTTGGCGCTGGCCTCGGTGGTGGTGGTTTTTTTCGCCACCCGTTTCCGCTACTTTCCGCTGCATTGGATCGTGCTGCCATTCAGCGCCTTCTGGATGTTCTACTTCATGCGCATCGTGATCGACTACCAGGCGCAGGGGTCGATGTTCGCCCCGCCGAAGGACGCGACCTATTCGGTCAGCTACATCGCTCAGAAAGCGATTGGCACCTGTCTGTTGCCTTCCGTCGCGGTATTGCTGAACACGCATTGGGCGGCCTGGCGAAAGACGCAGACGGTTTGCTTCACCATGGCGGTGCTGATTGCGGGTTCCTTTTTCGCGATCTACCGGGAAAACATCTTTTCTTTCAGTGGGAGAATGAATCCGGGCGATGAAACGGGCGATTTCGCCACGATCAGCTCGCTCCAGCTGGGGTACTCGGGGCTGGTGTTGCTGATCTTCTTCCTGTTCATGTACTTCTCCGAACGGCCCAAAAACGTTTGGAAGGCGCTCTTGCTCTACTCGGTAGGGGCGGTGGGCATGCTGCTGATCGTTGGCAGCGCCTCGCGCGGACCGGTGGTTGGCTTCGTCTTCATGGCGGTGCCGTTCGGCTTCTCGCTGTTCTTTCGTGGCGAGCCCGGCAAGTTTATCAAGTTTGTGGTCGGTGTGGCGACCTTCGGAGCGATCGCCCTGATCGCCGCTCAGCTGACGGGCAGCAGCGTGTTCGATCGTTTGCTCAGCATCCATCACGATGTGGTTTCACAGTCGGACCAATCCGATCGGCTCGTCTTCTATGAGAACGCGTGGAACTCCTTCCTGGAGTCTCCGATCATCGGATCGCAGTCTTCGCTGGGAGGTTATGCCTACCCGCACAACTTGATTCTCGAGTCGCTGATGGCGGTGGGGATCGTCGGCACCATCCCGCTGCTCGTCGTGATCGGATACGCCTTCTACTGCTCGTGGGCGCTGCTGGTGCGCTATCCGAAGCTCGGCTGGCTGTCTCTGGCTTTCTACGCCTACTTCTGTGGCTCGCTCTTTTCCGGTTCCCTTTTTTCGAACGCGGCATTCTGGATTTCGATGGCTGGCACGATTTCGGCCTATCAATGGGCGGCGAGAGAAATGGATGAGCAGGAGGAGGAAGAGGCCCTTCGCTCCTGA